A genome region from Leptospira langatensis includes the following:
- a CDS encoding type I polyketide synthase: MKANYSSEPVSQEQASPIFKHLSEQEVKTYIVFGGQGTDPMPELRSFYEEGPSNSEYWEIVFASIEEVLKTLPKEKMMDCFPNGFNLKEWLLASETTPDASVLKNCCYSIPLIFITQASSLFRILKEGSEWDSFYSSANGIFGHSQGIYSGLLLSSSPNKTLFLKNLSLILKNLLYLGIRSQEEFPFLELDLTYKKFLKPDEVASPMAALRLEDDRIVLEELEKFNSGKSAEDMINLGLKNGPKARVFCGSPESLLEFRSILSGLSLPGLDTWTFLKVSSPFHSPLLRRVPVLTEADFKKIGFQPQGEDLRIPLFDTRDGRDLRSERDLALSFARMTFAETLDWDVCLREMREEGSKVLLISFGPGTDAEKLCIPSIKGKSFLVRNLSKSDSWRHFKKETSLNFPKPWKEFAPELVTLPDGREFLKNGYTVWSGKPPIFGGGMTPSTVEPGIVIAASKEGYLVEWAGGGQVTEELFRKRMDVFRKELPQGVGIVINLLYLDAYLWNLQVPLVKKLKSEGAPIEGVTISAGIPDTDEAIKILKDFEAHGIWLNSFKPGTQKQIRQVISIANLIPDSKILMQIEGGAAGGHHSWEDLEELVRACYSEIRDCKNLILAVGGGIGEPGEASSWLSGTWAGTNPMPVDAVFLGTRLMAAKECATSEKIKETLVQLSGASHWKNTQDGKNVGGVISGRSGLGADIYYAENTWTKLSSRAEELTKGKESEEARKAVLSKKEELVALIDSTAKPYFGDLERMSYTEILSRYLELTCPGERLVSPEGNWPDHPFIDKSFRTRFKELVHRFEGRISISSNGDSIVNKVDLISDPKEFLREWSLAYPEGSNVFILPEDKIFFLDVCKRPGKPVNFIPVIDEDLVKWIRSDSLWYSHCVGIDPNSCAWIPGPKAISGIRKANEPVASILKEFLEKNFEGKNPKKITWSELFEGPGNGIRFSKEQLGSNSISIQENSDLELNAWVLQLSELGQGFLSGLLRSPRIGNSISDLRSFFEPRIGREFSWETSNSGELILLQILEEKNKKVELKLLEKDSAELTVFFLNPKNQTWVPFKRHFHSGKRPGSLFEEDIEFRERSIQELYLKVWELERQIVPGPNGRSAEVLESEIILEKEDILNFRKAVGELRRSDLKSEPNPPISMSTAFAWKVLLSPLFNLENRNLFKLLHLSQSFQWEKEMISVKPGDRLISQAKLVRVRKLGAGQEILIQGQIFRSGVKVCSFQTGFLIREALNQFKEFDSISLERIILLKSEPEILALLSLPWIKKEDPSSLQVGTRLRFVSSHRLVQPSGSGMEKTVVTGKIEILHANTSYPWGSFELEEDLAIGAPTALDRFFSVYSDADPEIQLSKQYRVFSQTFFAPSDMSEYSAASGDTNPIHTDIDFAKYAGWKDRIVHGLWTSSRVIKQIVIDICNGDPSRLLSFEENFQAPVYLGEELLVEAIHTSQKNGNQILSINLTNRNGEVKLNGKAIVSTLRTGYVFTGQGSQSQGMGMKLRDEFAEARKIWQRAESTTQDELGFSLLKIVQDNPTSLKVGNKIWNHPKGVLHLTQFTQVALVTKSMADWEILKERGFLIEDAPFAGHSLGEFSALSARGFLGFENVIRIVYGRGLTMQGLVPRDAEGRSPYGMSVVLGNRHVGLDEETILRVVSEVKEETGLPLEVVNLNIRDKQYSVTGDLKALSQMENRFKELVRGKKTTIRLEGIDVPFHSRVLVNGVSDFRKTLVQNIPDSISRFEELDGKYIPNLVAKPFSIRKDFIQHTFEICGSPILGDILSGKSGSLSEQDLRRTLLIELLAYQFAMPVQWIKTQDVFFQDLNVKRLIDIGARGDLAGMSRQTLRDLPDQSSYEILHIEENRNIVLSELEDCEPGAFLKIEEVPHVEEAVGAPTIQTTIAAPNKAVIVEETREAGVSGGDEDSVILTKKEALLTLLSLKAGMRADEISDEENIDSLFGGNSSKRNQVMADLGAEFKTPSLDGAHEKSLKDLAKLLEEQSAYSQPGPYLRTAFEETLKKFFPPDFGRTEVFKHLKEERGLNPSGVFALSLYLPLAVREGDSVRKGPLSPIALNSRIASAKEAAKWLDRAVDLYAQSKGIRIGKLSASAGGSGSGAKVDAAALEELERKYFGAEGIFGKTIKDFRVRLLGEDPFSEFLIKDLNALSEARQKASSETVPSSLFEEKKIVVFSNSEQWAKKKLLQSLARFRNGEVDSFGEDEKIYFANQETAPLSKVLEYWNKFWEKDKNGKSRKEYLQTVASSWKKDSDPVFKSKISVLRPKLEISGDGSWNFKELEYSTDLKDFLKDKISIATSQDRGNSFQENKSETNSILRSLSASSIEGISFSGMKALVTGGGPNSIALETVYALLSGGANVILTTTSYSSAKVKFYKKVFQTYGAKGSSLTLVPFSQGSLEDTRLLAEWLTKKDWEPDLLIPFGAVGEENSTSQLDDSSLQSLRVMLLGVEKLIGTLGRMKNRAGDISPLHVILPLSPNHGIFGKDGMYAETKLGLESLFRKKFSEAEDWGRNTRIHGCVIGWVRGTGLMEANDIVAEALEERTGVLTFSRREMGLLLASLIHYTANHSKEEISKANFTGGLDSQPELGRILSEIRANILSEARSKKETNALQERLLPSSKKAETKEFLPKEVYKYPSVPGKSKLDEIGDLGHLNLSELICVVGFAEVGPAGSSLSRWELEKSGVLSLEGALELAWIMGFIKYQASDKGRSWTDAETGEPVQEWEIKSKYEERILANTGIRIIDPETVGFDPSALFAFTDVVLEEDFFIPVSSKEEAEEFKKAEPDTTETYHDPEKDKWFVRRKKGSQIKVRKAINFSRKVAGQLPKGWDPAKYGIPKDLSKQVDMITIYNLYCTCEAFLRSGMEPMELYRFLHPGLVGSTVGSGLGGMGKMKRMFQDFLLGKERQHDALQESLINVTAAWALTSYVGGYGPVQTPVAACATAGVSLEMAVSLIKEGKANFMLAGAFDDFSEEGLVGFGDMQATASSVEMEEQGIDPKGICRPNDIRRGGFVEAHGGGVILLARGDLALQAGLPVYGILAYAGSKTDGIQASIPAPGLGLLSLGAESSEVKSPLRNALSVFGLTADDIGVAYKHDTSTKANDKNENKLLFNLLNKLGRTPGNLLPIVSQKSLTGHSKGGAAAWQTIGVLQTMETGIVTGNRNLEEVDPDMNQYSFLTFTDESISFGKHNIKAGILTTLGFGHVGALCLFVHSDYFLAALSEEQREKYLSIRREREIQGRNRYHEIRMGIGKPLYERKTKSYFEEEETSLLLDANYRSKSGDQK, from the coding sequence ATGAAAGCGAATTATTCAAGCGAGCCTGTATCTCAAGAACAAGCGTCTCCTATCTTTAAACATCTCTCCGAACAAGAAGTAAAAACATATATAGTATTCGGAGGACAAGGCACCGATCCAATGCCTGAGCTTCGCTCCTTCTATGAAGAAGGTCCATCCAACTCCGAGTATTGGGAGATCGTATTCGCTTCTATCGAAGAAGTGCTCAAGACATTGCCTAAAGAAAAGATGATGGATTGTTTTCCGAACGGATTCAATCTGAAAGAATGGTTGCTCGCTTCGGAAACCACGCCCGACGCATCGGTTCTTAAGAATTGCTGTTATAGCATTCCTCTCATATTCATCACACAAGCTTCTAGTTTATTTAGAATACTGAAAGAAGGATCCGAATGGGATTCCTTCTATTCATCAGCTAACGGGATCTTCGGACATTCCCAAGGGATCTATTCCGGTTTACTTTTATCCTCTTCTCCGAACAAGACCCTGTTCCTAAAAAACCTTTCTTTGATCCTAAAGAACCTGCTTTATCTAGGGATCCGGTCCCAAGAGGAATTTCCTTTCTTAGAATTGGATCTAACATACAAGAAATTCCTAAAGCCTGACGAAGTCGCTTCTCCTATGGCGGCTCTTCGGCTCGAAGACGATCGCATCGTTCTAGAAGAATTAGAAAAATTTAATTCAGGAAAGAGCGCCGAGGATATGATCAATCTGGGATTGAAGAACGGCCCTAAGGCGAGAGTATTTTGCGGCTCTCCGGAAAGCCTTTTAGAATTCAGAAGTATTCTTTCCGGTTTAAGCCTTCCGGGTTTGGACACTTGGACCTTCTTAAAAGTCTCTTCTCCTTTTCACAGTCCTTTGCTCAGAAGAGTTCCCGTTCTAACGGAAGCTGATTTCAAAAAGATCGGTTTTCAGCCGCAAGGAGAAGACTTAAGGATCCCTCTTTTCGATACAAGAGACGGAAGGGATCTAAGATCGGAAAGGGATCTGGCCCTGTCCTTCGCGAGGATGACATTTGCGGAGACCTTGGATTGGGACGTTTGTTTGAGAGAAATGAGAGAAGAAGGATCCAAAGTCCTTTTGATCTCCTTCGGCCCGGGAACAGATGCAGAGAAACTCTGCATTCCGAGTATCAAAGGAAAATCCTTTCTCGTCAGAAATCTAAGCAAGTCCGATTCTTGGCGTCATTTTAAAAAGGAAACTAGTTTAAATTTTCCTAAACCTTGGAAGGAATTCGCTCCCGAGTTAGTTACATTACCGGACGGACGAGAATTCTTAAAGAACGGTTATACTGTTTGGAGCGGGAAGCCTCCCATATTCGGAGGAGGAATGACTCCTTCTACCGTTGAGCCTGGGATCGTGATTGCCGCCTCTAAAGAAGGATATCTGGTAGAATGGGCCGGGGGCGGTCAGGTCACGGAAGAGCTCTTTAGAAAGAGAATGGATGTCTTTCGCAAGGAACTCCCACAAGGAGTGGGGATCGTAATCAACCTTCTCTACTTGGACGCTTATTTATGGAATTTGCAAGTTCCTCTGGTGAAGAAATTGAAATCGGAAGGAGCGCCGATCGAAGGAGTAACCATCTCCGCAGGAATCCCTGACACGGACGAAGCGATCAAGATCCTAAAAGACTTCGAAGCTCACGGGATCTGGTTGAACTCTTTTAAACCGGGAACACAAAAGCAGATCCGACAAGTCATCTCTATCGCGAACCTGATCCCAGATTCAAAAATCCTAATGCAGATCGAAGGCGGAGCAGCAGGCGGTCACCATAGTTGGGAAGATCTAGAGGAATTGGTCCGCGCTTGCTACTCGGAGATCCGAGATTGCAAAAATCTGATCTTAGCCGTAGGAGGTGGGATCGGAGAACCGGGCGAGGCAAGTTCTTGGTTGTCCGGAACCTGGGCAGGAACGAACCCTATGCCGGTGGACGCAGTCTTCCTAGGAACAAGATTGATGGCTGCGAAAGAATGCGCCACTTCCGAAAAGATCAAAGAAACTCTGGTCCAACTTTCGGGAGCCTCTCATTGGAAGAACACACAAGATGGTAAGAATGTAGGCGGAGTCATCTCCGGAAGATCCGGTCTAGGCGCGGATATTTATTATGCAGAGAACACTTGGACAAAATTATCCTCTCGCGCAGAAGAACTTACGAAAGGAAAGGAATCCGAAGAGGCTAGAAAAGCGGTACTTTCCAAAAAAGAAGAGTTAGTCGCTCTTATCGACTCCACTGCCAAACCGTATTTTGGGGACTTGGAAAGAATGAGCTATACTGAAATTCTTTCGAGATATCTGGAATTGACCTGCCCAGGAGAGAGACTTGTTTCTCCCGAAGGGAATTGGCCCGATCATCCTTTTATAGATAAAAGCTTCCGAACAAGATTTAAGGAGCTAGTCCATAGATTCGAGGGAAGAATATCAATTTCTTCGAATGGAGATTCGATTGTAAATAAGGTGGATCTTATTTCGGACCCGAAGGAATTCTTAAGGGAATGGTCTTTGGCGTATCCGGAAGGAAGTAATGTATTCATTCTTCCGGAGGATAAGATCTTTTTCTTGGATGTTTGCAAACGTCCAGGCAAGCCGGTGAACTTTATTCCCGTTATCGACGAAGACTTAGTGAAATGGATCCGTTCCGATTCTCTTTGGTATTCTCATTGTGTGGGGATCGATCCGAATTCCTGCGCTTGGATCCCAGGGCCCAAAGCAATATCAGGAATTCGTAAAGCGAACGAACCGGTTGCTTCTATACTAAAGGAATTCTTAGAAAAGAATTTCGAAGGAAAAAACCCGAAGAAGATCACTTGGTCCGAACTATTCGAAGGTCCAGGGAACGGAATCCGATTTAGTAAGGAACAACTCGGCTCTAACTCGATCTCCATCCAAGAAAATTCTGACCTAGAATTGAACGCGTGGGTTCTCCAGCTTTCAGAACTCGGACAAGGATTTCTTTCCGGTTTATTAAGATCCCCAAGAATCGGGAATTCTATCTCCGATCTAAGATCCTTTTTCGAACCCCGGATCGGTCGAGAATTCTCTTGGGAAACAAGTAACTCTGGAGAGTTGATCCTTCTTCAGATCTTAGAAGAGAAAAACAAGAAGGTAGAACTCAAACTATTAGAAAAGGACTCCGCAGAACTTACTGTCTTTTTCTTAAATCCCAAAAATCAAACTTGGGTCCCATTCAAAAGGCATTTCCATTCGGGAAAAAGACCGGGCTCCCTCTTCGAAGAAGATATCGAATTCAGAGAAAGATCCATCCAGGAACTCTATCTCAAAGTTTGGGAGCTGGAACGACAGATCGTCCCTGGCCCGAACGGAAGATCGGCGGAGGTCTTAGAGTCAGAGATCATATTAGAAAAAGAAGATATTCTGAATTTCAGAAAGGCAGTGGGCGAACTCAGAAGATCCGATCTGAAATCCGAACCGAACCCTCCGATCAGTATGAGTACTGCTTTCGCATGGAAGGTTTTACTTTCCCCTCTTTTCAACTTAGAAAATAGGAATCTATTCAAACTACTCCACCTTTCTCAGTCCTTCCAATGGGAGAAGGAAATGATCTCTGTAAAACCGGGAGACCGCTTGATCTCTCAGGCAAAGCTAGTTCGAGTAAGAAAATTAGGTGCCGGGCAAGAGATCCTGATCCAAGGACAGATCTTCCGATCCGGGGTGAAGGTTTGCTCCTTCCAAACTGGATTCTTGATCCGAGAGGCTCTTAATCAATTCAAGGAATTCGATTCTATTTCTCTAGAAAGGATCATCCTTCTGAAGTCGGAACCCGAGATCCTTGCCTTGCTGTCTTTGCCTTGGATCAAAAAGGAAGATCCTTCTTCTCTGCAAGTAGGCACTAGATTAAGATTCGTTTCTTCCCATCGATTAGTTCAACCTTCCGGATCCGGAATGGAGAAGACTGTCGTTACAGGTAAAATAGAGATCTTACATGCGAATACTTCTTATCCTTGGGGAAGCTTCGAGTTAGAAGAAGACCTTGCAATAGGAGCTCCTACTGCCCTGGATCGATTCTTCTCCGTATATTCGGATGCGGATCCGGAGATCCAACTCTCCAAGCAATATCGCGTCTTTTCTCAGACCTTCTTTGCACCATCCGATATGTCTGAATATTCCGCCGCATCGGGAGATACGAACCCGATCCATACGGACATCGATTTTGCAAAGTATGCAGGCTGGAAGGATAGGATCGTTCATGGTCTTTGGACTTCTTCCAGAGTAATTAAACAAATCGTAATAGATATTTGCAATGGGGATCCAAGCCGTCTTCTATCTTTCGAAGAGAACTTCCAAGCTCCGGTATATTTGGGAGAAGAGTTGCTAGTAGAAGCAATCCACACTTCTCAAAAGAACGGAAATCAGATCTTAAGCATTAACTTAACCAACAGAAACGGAGAAGTGAAGCTAAACGGAAAGGCTATCGTTTCCACTCTAAGGACCGGCTATGTATTCACAGGCCAAGGTTCTCAATCCCAAGGTATGGGAATGAAACTGAGGGATGAGTTTGCAGAGGCTAGAAAGATCTGGCAAAGAGCCGAAAGCACTACTCAAGACGAATTGGGTTTCTCTCTTCTGAAGATCGTCCAAGATAACCCTACGTCTCTCAAAGTAGGAAATAAGATCTGGAACCATCCGAAAGGAGTACTGCATCTCACTCAGTTTACTCAAGTTGCGTTAGTCACCAAATCCATGGCAGATTGGGAGATCCTGAAAGAAAGAGGATTCCTGATCGAGGACGCTCCTTTCGCGGGACATTCCTTGGGGGAATTCTCCGCCTTGTCCGCAAGAGGATTCTTGGGATTCGAAAATGTGATCCGGATCGTTTATGGCCGGGGACTCACCATGCAAGGCCTGGTCCCAAGAGATGCGGAAGGCAGAAGCCCATACGGCATGAGCGTAGTATTAGGAAATCGTCATGTAGGCTTGGACGAAGAGACCATATTAAGGGTCGTCTCCGAAGTGAAAGAGGAGACAGGACTTCCTCTGGAAGTAGTGAACCTGAATATTAGGGATAAGCAATATTCAGTGACTGGGGACCTGAAGGCACTTTCCCAAATGGAGAACCGATTCAAGGAACTCGTGAGAGGTAAGAAAACGACGATCCGATTAGAAGGGATAGATGTTCCGTTCCACTCTCGCGTTTTGGTGAACGGTGTCTCCGATTTCAGAAAGACATTGGTACAGAATATCCCTGATTCTATTTCCAGATTCGAAGAGTTGGACGGAAAGTATATCCCGAACCTGGTAGCAAAACCATTCTCTATTCGGAAAGACTTCATCCAACATACGTTTGAGATTTGCGGAAGTCCGATCCTAGGAGATATCCTTTCCGGAAAGTCCGGCTCTCTCTCGGAACAAGATCTAAGAAGAACACTTCTCATCGAGCTATTGGCATATCAATTCGCAATGCCGGTACAATGGATCAAGACCCAGGATGTATTCTTCCAGGATTTGAATGTCAAGAGACTCATTGATATAGGTGCCAGAGGGGACCTCGCTGGAATGTCCAGACAAACCCTAAGGGATCTTCCGGATCAATCTTCTTATGAGATACTGCATATAGAAGAAAATCGTAATATTGTTCTATCCGAGCTGGAGGATTGCGAACCTGGTGCCTTCTTAAAGATAGAAGAAGTCCCTCACGTCGAGGAAGCGGTAGGAGCTCCTACAATCCAAACTACAATTGCCGCTCCAAACAAAGCTGTAATTGTAGAAGAGACCAGAGAAGCCGGCGTCAGCGGTGGCGACGAAGACTCAGTCATCTTAACAAAAAAAGAAGCGTTGCTCACCCTTCTCTCCTTGAAGGCGGGAATGCGTGCGGATGAGATCTCGGATGAAGAGAATATAGACTCTCTCTTCGGAGGAAATTCTTCCAAGAGAAACCAAGTCATGGCGGATCTGGGAGCGGAGTTCAAGACTCCAAGCTTGGATGGAGCTCATGAAAAATCACTGAAGGACCTCGCTAAACTTTTAGAGGAACAGTCCGCTTATTCACAACCTGGCCCTTACTTACGAACCGCTTTCGAAGAAACTCTCAAGAAATTCTTCCCGCCCGATTTCGGAAGAACGGAAGTATTCAAGCATTTGAAAGAAGAGAGAGGATTGAATCCTTCCGGAGTCTTTGCTCTCAGCCTATATCTTCCATTAGCAGTAAGAGAAGGCGATTCAGTACGCAAAGGTCCACTTAGTCCGATCGCTTTGAATTCCAGGATCGCAAGCGCCAAAGAAGCTGCGAAATGGTTGGATAGAGCCGTGGATCTTTACGCTCAATCGAAAGGCATCCGCATCGGCAAACTTTCTGCCTCTGCGGGAGGTTCAGGCTCCGGCGCCAAAGTAGATGCAGCTGCCTTAGAAGAACTAGAAAGAAAATATTTTGGCGCAGAAGGGATCTTTGGAAAAACCATCAAAGACTTCCGAGTCAGACTTTTGGGAGAAGATCCTTTTTCCGAGTTCCTGATCAAGGATCTAAACGCCTTGAGCGAAGCGAGACAGAAGGCGTCTTCCGAGACGGTACCTTCTTCTTTATTCGAAGAGAAAAAGATCGTTGTATTTAGCAACTCGGAACAATGGGCCAAGAAGAAGCTGCTGCAATCCTTAGCCCGATTCAGGAATGGAGAAGTAGATTCCTTTGGCGAAGACGAAAAGATCTACTTCGCAAACCAGGAGACTGCTCCGCTTTCTAAAGTATTAGAATATTGGAATAAATTCTGGGAGAAGGACAAGAATGGCAAGTCCCGCAAGGAATATCTGCAAACAGTCGCTTCTTCTTGGAAGAAGGACTCGGATCCAGTTTTCAAATCCAAGATCTCCGTCCTTAGACCTAAACTGGAGATCTCCGGGGACGGGTCCTGGAACTTTAAGGAATTAGAATATTCTACCGATCTAAAGGATTTCCTAAAAGATAAGATCTCTATCGCGACAAGCCAAGACCGTGGAAATAGTTTTCAGGAAAATAAGTCGGAGACTAATTCGATCCTGAGATCTCTTTCTGCTTCCAGCATAGAAGGGATCTCTTTCTCAGGAATGAAGGCGTTGGTGACCGGAGGAGGCCCGAACTCGATCGCACTAGAAACCGTGTATGCTCTTCTTTCAGGAGGAGCGAATGTGATCCTCACCACTACTTCTTATTCTTCCGCGAAAGTGAAATTCTATAAGAAGGTTTTCCAAACCTACGGAGCGAAAGGCTCCTCTCTTACCTTAGTTCCATTCTCCCAAGGATCCTTAGAGGATACTCGACTTCTGGCGGAATGGCTGACCAAGAAAGATTGGGAACCGGACCTTCTCATTCCATTCGGTGCAGTAGGCGAGGAGAATTCCACTTCTCAACTGGATGATTCTTCTCTGCAATCCCTACGCGTTATGCTCCTTGGAGTAGAGAAGCTTATAGGGACCTTAGGCAGAATGAAAAACAGAGCAGGAGATATCTCTCCTCTTCATGTGATCCTTCCTCTATCTCCGAATCATGGCATCTTCGGCAAAGACGGCATGTATGCGGAGACCAAACTGGGTCTCGAGAGTCTGTTCCGAAAGAAATTCTCGGAAGCCGAGGACTGGGGTCGTAACACTCGTATTCACGGTTGTGTGATCGGCTGGGTTCGCGGCACAGGCCTTATGGAAGCCAACGATATAGTCGCAGAAGCTTTGGAAGAAAGAACGGGAGTGCTTACCTTCTCCAGAAGAGAGATGGGTTTGTTACTCGCAAGTCTCATCCATTATACTGCGAATCATTCCAAAGAAGAGATCTCTAAAGCGAATTTTACCGGAGGATTGGACTCTCAACCTGAGCTCGGAAGAATTCTCTCGGAGATCCGTGCAAATATCCTTTCCGAGGCAAGAAGCAAGAAGGAAACGAATGCATTGCAAGAAAGGCTTCTTCCTTCTTCGAAGAAAGCGGAGACAAAGGAATTCTTGCCGAAAGAGGTCTATAAATATCCTTCCGTTCCTGGAAAAAGTAAGTTAGACGAAATTGGAGACCTAGGTCATCTCAATCTTTCCGAACTGATCTGTGTGGTCGGGTTTGCGGAAGTGGGTCCCGCAGGAAGTTCCTTAAGCAGATGGGAATTGGAAAAGAGCGGAGTACTTTCCTTAGAAGGTGCCTTGGAACTCGCATGGATCATGGGGTTCATCAAATACCAGGCTTCCGACAAGGGAAGATCTTGGACGGACGCAGAAACAGGTGAGCCGGTCCAAGAATGGGAGATCAAATCCAAGTACGAAGAAAGAATACTTGCGAACACAGGGATCCGGATCATCGATCCGGAAACAGTCGGATTCGATCCTTCTGCGTTATTCGCCTTTACGGATGTCGTCCTAGAAGAGGATTTCTTCATCCCTGTTTCCAGCAAGGAAGAAGCGGAAGAATTTAAGAAGGCAGAGCCGGATACTACCGAAACCTACCACGATCCTGAAAAGGATAAATGGTTCGTTCGTAGAAAGAAAGGCAGCCAGATCAAGGTTCGCAAGGCAATCAACTTCTCCAGAAAAGTAGCAGGACAACTTCCAAAAGGTTGGGACCCGGCAAAATACGGGATCCCAAAAGATCTCTCCAAGCAAGTGGATATGATCACGATCTATAATCTCTATTGCACTTGCGAAGCATTCCTTCGTTCCGGCATGGAGCCGATGGAATTGTATCGCTTCCTTCATCCTGGACTCGTCGGCTCTACTGTCGGATCCGGTTTAGGAGGAATGGGCAAGATGAAGCGTATGTTCCAGGACTTCCTCTTAGGTAAGGAAAGACAGCATGACGCGTTGCAAGAATCGTTAATCAACGTGACCGCGGCTTGGGCACTAACCTCTTATGTGGGTGGATACGGTCCGGTGCAAACTCCGGTCGCTGCTTGTGCAACAGCAGGAGTCTCTTTGGAAATGGCAGTCAGCCTGATCAAAGAAGGAAAGGCCAACTTCATGTTAGCCGGTGCCTTTGACGATTTCTCAGAAGAAGGCTTGGTCGGCTTCGGAGATATGCAAGCCACAGCGAGTAGTGTGGAGATGGAAGAGCAAGGCATCGATCCGAAAGGGATCTGTCGTCCAAACGATATACGGAGAGGTGGATTCGTAGAAGCTCACGGTGGCGGGGTCATTCTCTTAGCAAGAGGCGATTTGGCCTTGCAAGCAGGATTACCTGTATACGGAATTCTAGCTTATGCCGGATCCAAAACGGACGGGATCCAAGCATCCATTCCTGCTCCAGGTCTGGGACTTCTCTCCTTAGGTGCGGAATCTTCCGAAGTAAAATCCCCGCTGAGAAACGCGTTATCCGTATTTGGACTTACCGCAGATGATATTGGGGTCGCTTATAAGCACGATACTTCCACCAAAGCGAATGATAAGAACGAAAACAAACTCTTATTCAATTTACTGAATAAACTAGGAAGAACTCCAGGCAATCTACTTCCGATCGTTTCGCAAAAATCACTCACAGGACACTCCAAGGGAGGAGCCGCCGCTTGGCAGACAATCGGAGTACTGCAGACCATGGAGACAGGGATTGTGACAGGCAACCGAAACTTAGAAGAAGTAGATCCGGATATGAACCAATACTCCTTCTTGACGTTTACTGATGAAAGTATTTCATTCGGGAAACATAATATTAAGGCGGGAATTCTGACCACTCTCGGTTTCGGTCACGTGGGAGCGCTCTGTCTATTCGTTCATTCGGATTACTTCCTGGCTGCACTGAGCGAAGAGCAAAGAGAAAAATATCTCTCTATCCGAAGAGAAAGAGAGATCCAAGGAAGAAATAGATATCATGAAATTCGAATGGGCATAGGCAAGCCTCTCTATGAGCGCAAAACCAAATCCTATTTCGAAGAAGAAGAGACCAGTCTTCTCCTAGATGCGAACTATAGGTCCAAGTCGGGAGATCAGAAATGA
- a CDS encoding holo-ACP synthase — MKTQIESLFASFGSSSKPTASIGVDLTFIPEFEESLQDKGTFFFAKTFSEWERSRASSKPANQRAAFFAGRYAAKEAVIKALDGYRLFQTPEIRVNYSEIEIRNDDFGRPYLRFYGTFLEYMEDLKPDSIRVSISHTGDYAFSEVLLVL, encoded by the coding sequence ATGAAGACACAAATAGAAAGTCTCTTCGCTTCTTTCGGATCTTCTTCCAAACCGACCGCTTCGATCGGGGTGGACCTAACGTTCATTCCCGAATTCGAAGAAAGTTTGCAGGACAAGGGCACATTCTTCTTTGCAAAGACTTTTAGCGAATGGGAAAGAAGCCGCGCTTCTTCCAAGCCTGCCAATCAAAGAGCTGCTTTCTTCGCAGGAAGGTATGCGGCCAAGGAGGCGGTGATCAAGGCTTTGGATGGATATCGACTCTTCCAAACGCCCGAGATCCGAGTGAATTATTCCGAGATTGAAATACGGAACGACGACTTTGGAAGACCTTATCTACGGTTTTACGGAACCTTCCTGGAATATATGGAAGACCTAAAACCGGATTCGATCCGAGTCAGCATCAGCCACACGGGGGATTACGCTTTTTCAGAAGTCCTCCTTGTACTTTAG